The following are encoded together in the Streptomyces sp. NBC_00341 genome:
- a CDS encoding nucleic acid/nucleotide deaminase domain-containing protein, translating into MPEHAPDPSITHFGRGGMRRIALPSWYGAGLSGRTRGMLHDVGVPLHVAPYFTAAGETDGLTLGVFTARGGPALRDERADWVRVGTDRLAHLCVRPDGGVQGVFVTQPESDVFVSTDLSTFNASLAALDRRLPVIAASTSLPVAAAAFRELNAELRQIDAAAFEDHEGWWPRVLDDVRHTLNFPFSSAFEYVDDTGQKQISTAEAEPGRPHPEELLWQQLSAAGVTAAQVRRVYCELEPCMMPGHYCAVWMQALFPQAEFTHSFDYGDTAGSREEGLKRLMAHAAQQERQQ; encoded by the coding sequence ATGCCCGAGCACGCCCCAGACCCATCCATCACCCACTTCGGCCGAGGCGGCATGCGTCGGATCGCCCTACCCAGCTGGTACGGAGCAGGGCTGTCGGGCAGGACACGCGGCATGCTGCACGACGTAGGTGTCCCATTGCACGTGGCACCGTACTTCACGGCAGCCGGCGAGACGGACGGCCTGACTCTCGGTGTGTTCACCGCCCGTGGAGGCCCCGCCCTGCGGGATGAGCGCGCGGACTGGGTGCGCGTCGGCACCGACCGCTTGGCACACCTGTGTGTCCGGCCCGACGGAGGCGTGCAGGGCGTGTTTGTCACACAACCGGAGTCAGACGTCTTCGTGAGTACGGATCTCAGCACCTTCAACGCGTCGCTGGCCGCCCTCGACCGCCGCCTGCCGGTGATCGCGGCCTCCACAAGCCTCCCCGTGGCAGCGGCCGCGTTCCGGGAGCTGAACGCGGAATTGCGGCAGATCGACGCGGCTGCATTCGAGGACCATGAGGGCTGGTGGCCACGCGTGTTGGACGACGTCCGTCACACCCTCAACTTCCCGTTCTCGTCGGCCTTCGAGTATGTCGATGACACGGGGCAGAAACAGATCTCCACGGCCGAGGCAGAGCCCGGGAGGCCACACCCAGAAGAGCTCCTGTGGCAGCAGCTTTCCGCAGCCGGGGTCACCGCCGCACAGGTGCGCCGAGTGTATTGCGAGCTGGAACCCTGCATGATGCCGGGCCATTACTGCGCTGTCTGGATGCAAGCGCTCTTCCCTCAGGCGGAGTTCACTCACAGCTTCGACTACGGAGACACCGCGGGTTCCCGCGAAGAAGGCCTGAAGAGGCTGATGGCCCATGCCGCGCAACAGGAGAGGCAACAGTGA
- a CDS encoding WD40 repeat domain-containing protein, producing the protein MSEQIWGRPDSGREPAGAALLSWLADPDAPRLCLLTGKEGCGKSALLAWLVAHGSAAGAHPQRRVHGFAPLAGQTVATAAWALAQQLSLPTRTPGEFVRTLSLDTRRTVLVLPDLHAAEDPKAIGELVLHLARHDHIRLVVEVRAGSPEIPSLMALGPAVMDLDHEQWTDDARKAAGSETASGTPGVNSRDTTLEGWDGDLADAAAVCAAEPWQISRHYDLSEEGHGGLRAAWLRAGGSLTRDQSASDRALTLLAALGDEADPRLSEQLASLASGAAWRLIWRRVRNDISPPWPGPVRAMAARHSARVNSLVAADHQGTVRVLDVRDGAPQCRLPAPIDGACSVSARPDGTVLVLDGHGHLHAQHTPGEPRQNRIRALFDDAQGPLERLVEAVNKRRSGSRNTAVASSETVLAVADGFGSGHAYALEDEREWHRTVQLHSGAITALTILEPPIGHSNERAPLIYSGGIDGRVRVWQPATAPLSTPVAMRRCPVTALDAAHITDFGPVLAIGWADGLVEYVVLDTETVHAFRPGPAVRGVALLHDGKLAVGTDETLVCLQPL; encoded by the coding sequence GTGAGCGAACAGATATGGGGCCGACCGGACTCGGGGCGTGAGCCTGCCGGAGCGGCGCTGCTGTCCTGGCTGGCAGACCCAGACGCTCCACGGCTCTGCCTCTTGACCGGGAAAGAAGGCTGTGGAAAGTCTGCCCTGCTGGCCTGGCTGGTTGCCCACGGTTCCGCGGCCGGAGCTCACCCACAACGCCGTGTGCACGGATTCGCCCCGCTCGCCGGCCAAACCGTGGCGACCGCCGCCTGGGCGCTGGCGCAGCAGTTGTCCTTACCCACACGCACTCCCGGGGAGTTCGTTCGCACGCTGAGCCTCGACACACGGCGCACGGTTCTCGTCCTGCCCGACTTACATGCGGCCGAAGACCCGAAAGCCATCGGCGAACTGGTGCTCCACCTCGCGCGGCACGACCACATACGGCTAGTGGTGGAAGTCCGTGCCGGTTCACCGGAGATCCCGTCCCTCATGGCGTTGGGCCCGGCCGTGATGGACCTGGACCACGAGCAGTGGACAGATGACGCGCGCAAGGCGGCAGGGAGTGAGACCGCATCCGGTACACCCGGAGTGAACAGCCGTGACACAACGCTGGAGGGCTGGGACGGCGACCTTGCCGACGCCGCCGCCGTGTGCGCGGCAGAACCGTGGCAGATATCCCGGCACTATGACCTGTCGGAGGAAGGCCATGGCGGTCTGCGTGCGGCCTGGCTACGCGCCGGGGGGTCGCTGACGCGTGACCAAAGCGCCTCCGACCGGGCATTGACGCTCCTCGCCGCACTGGGTGACGAGGCCGATCCCAGGCTGAGTGAGCAACTCGCCTCGCTTGCCTCCGGAGCGGCGTGGCGTCTGATCTGGCGCCGTGTCCGTAATGACATCAGTCCTCCGTGGCCGGGGCCGGTCCGAGCCATGGCAGCACGCCATTCAGCTCGCGTGAATTCCCTGGTAGCCGCTGATCACCAAGGAACCGTCCGCGTGCTTGATGTACGCGATGGTGCGCCGCAGTGCCGACTCCCCGCTCCGATCGACGGAGCGTGTTCCGTCAGCGCGCGCCCCGACGGAACGGTGCTTGTACTGGATGGGCACGGGCACCTACACGCACAGCACACACCGGGTGAGCCCAGACAGAACAGGATCAGGGCATTGTTCGACGATGCCCAGGGCCCTCTGGAGCGCCTCGTGGAGGCTGTGAACAAGCGTCGAAGCGGCAGCCGTAACACTGCGGTTGCTTCATCCGAGACCGTCCTGGCTGTGGCGGACGGCTTCGGCTCAGGGCACGCCTACGCGCTTGAGGACGAACGGGAGTGGCATCGCACCGTTCAGCTCCACAGCGGGGCCATAACCGCTCTGACCATACTGGAACCGCCCATCGGTCACAGCAACGAACGTGCCCCTCTCATCTACAGCGGTGGCATCGACGGGCGCGTCCGCGTCTGGCAGCCCGCGACAGCGCCACTCTCCACCCCTGTCGCCATGCGGCGATGCCCGGTGACGGCACTGGATGCCGCACACATCACGGACTTCGGCCCCGTACTGGCGATCGGCTGGGCAGACGGACTGGTCGAGTACGTGGTCCTGGACACGGAGACGGTCCATGCGTTCCGCCCCGGGCCCGCAGTCCGGGGCGTGGCACTCCTTCATGACGGCAAGTTGGCAGTCGGCACGGACGAGACACTCGTGTGTCTGCAGCCCCTGTGA